The nucleotide sequence ATGATTGGCAGCGACACCCTCGACAATTTGAGGGCGGATGTAATAGCCTTGCTCCTCTTTTGCATATGATGGGCTTTGGGCAATGACTGTCGCTTCCTCATTAGCCAATGCGATGAACTTCCCAACCGTCTCATACTGTGCAGCCGAGGCAACAGGACCCAAATACGCTTCCAGATCGCTGGCATCTCCTACCCGGCACATCTCCATAGCCGATTGCAGCCGCTCGACCAGTGGCTGGTAAATCGCCTTCTCTACAATGATCCTGCTGGTAGCCGTACATTTTTGACCAGCCGAACGAAACGCGCCGCTGAGCAAAATCGGAACGGTTTTATCCAGATCCGCATCAGCCAAAACGACTGCCGCATTTTTTCCGCCCATTTCAGTCTGATATTTCATATTGCGACCCGCGCACGCGATGGCAATCTGTCTGCCTGTTTCCGATGAGCCTGTAAAGCTGACCGCATCGACTTCGGCTTCATTCGTGAGGGTATTGCCGATCTCGCGGCCCTTGCCAATCACCAGATTCAGCACACCCGCAGGCAGCTTCGTTTCCGCAAATATTTCAGCTAGTCGTGTCGCTGTAAGAGAACCATTTTCCGCCGGCTTCCAGATGACTGTGTTCCCGCAAATGAGTGCAGGAGCGATCTTCCAGATAGGGATCGCAACGGGGAAGTTCCATGGTGTGATGACCGCCACGACTCCGAGCGGGACACGACGGCTGTATTGCAAAACGTTCGTATCTGAAGAAGGAATCAGGTTGCCGTTGGAACGCATCCCTTCTCCGGCATAATAGCGTAACAGACTGACCCCGCGTGCCACTTCTCCGCGCATCTCGCCAAGCTGCTTGCCCATTTCCCGGCTTGCCAGTTGTGCCAAGCTGTCTGCATTTGCCTCCAAGGCGGCAGCCATTTGAAAAAGGATTTCGCCACGAGCTGCACCCGTTTGTTTTGCCCAGCCGATCTGTGCCGCATGAGCTGCCTGTTCAGCCGCAAAAACGTGTGACCGATCAGACAGGTGCAGAACGCCGACTTCTTCTGTGATACACGACGGGTTTTTGACCGTTAGTTCCTTCCCTGACGGCGTCATCCATTCGCCGCCAATCCAGTTTTTGCTGTGCATCCTGCCCGTCCCCCCTTACCGTCCGCTTGCAGCGCCGACAGCGTAGTCAAACGCCTTTTTAATGCCTGCGTAGTATTCTTCAGACAGCGGCAAACGCGGCGGACGAGTCGGCCCTACTGGGAAATTCGCCAGCTCCATCATGTATTTAATCGACTGTA is from Brevibacillus brevis and encodes:
- a CDS encoding aldehyde dehydrogenase family protein; the encoded protein is MHSKNWIGGEWMTPSGKELTVKNPSCITEEVGVLHLSDRSHVFAAEQAAHAAQIGWAKQTGAARGEILFQMAAALEANADSLAQLASREMGKQLGEMRGEVARGVSLLRYYAGEGMRSNGNLIPSSDTNVLQYSRRVPLGVVAVITPWNFPVAIPIWKIAPALICGNTVIWKPAENGSLTATRLAEIFAETKLPAGVLNLVIGKGREIGNTLTNEAEVDAVSFTGSSETGRQIAIACAGRNMKYQTEMGGKNAAVVLADADLDKTVPILLSGAFRSAGQKCTATSRIIVEKAIYQPLVERLQSAMEMCRVGDASDLEAYLGPVASAAQYETVGKFIALANEEATVIAQSPSYAKEEQGYYIRPQIVEGVAANHRLVQEEVFGPLAVLLTADGFDEAVELCNQSVYGLSASLFTRDLASAHRFLDVAQAGMVRVNQETAGVEYQAPFGGMKLSSSHTREQGQAALDFYSTTKTCAIKYAW